CTCAGCATTAACTCAGTACGTTGAACCGATGAAGTGGACCATGGAGCTGCTGAAAAAACGCGGGCTATACTTTCTCGATAGCCGTACCACCGAGCTCAGCCAGGCCCAGCATGTGGCCAACTTGTATGGCGTTGCCAATGTCGCCCGCCATGTATTTTTAGACAATCAAACCCATCCGGATGCGCTGCGTAAACAATTTGAGCAGCTCAAAACCTTAGCTCGTCAGCAAGGCTATGCCATCGGGATAGCACACCCCTACCCACAAACCCGGGCTTTTCTTGCCACGGCACTGAGCGAGCTGGCCAGTGAAGGCATTGAACTGGTTCCTTTATCACAATTGGTTGAACACAAATACATTCAACTGGCAGCCGTCAAGCACACATCCCAAACCTCGGAATAATACCAATTTCACTTAATACCTGTTCAATTTGAAGGAGCAAATATGACGCTAACGGTGTTAAAAATTTCTTATTTAGAACGACTAAACATCAAAATTTTTGCCTTGTTATCGACCCTATTTTCTCGCCTCAAAATAGAACCCTTAATTAAGCAAATTGGTATAAAATCAGCCAAAATTGATCTGGCACCACTCACGCACCGCTCGCGTCGGCTAGACTTAGGACAGATATCATGTTCGTTTTAAGGAAGTGCTTATGTTAACCACAGTTGCCGATTTAATGACCCCAGATCCGCTGGCTGTCAGTAAAACCAATAACCTCAACGATGCGCATAACCTAATGCGCGAAAAGAACATTCGCCATATTCCCGTGATTGACGACGATGGTATGCTGGTTGGTATGCTGACACAGAAGATCATGATTGCGAAAGTCATGGGGATCATTGCCACCTATGGCACCAACGCACTGGAGCGCAAAGAAAAACAACAAAAGGTTGCCGAAGTGATGGCCACCGATTTTGCCAGTGTACGGCCGCACCAGAGCCTCCAGGAAGTGGTGCGCTTTTTTGTTGATAACCGCCATGGCTGTATGCCGGTCACAGACGAGGATGGCAAGCTGCTGGGTATTCTGACGTCTTCGGACTTTGTTCGTCTGGCGGCGGCCTTACTGTCATAAAAAAAGCCCCGTGACGGGGCTTTTTCATTGCGTTAACCAGCTATCAGGCTTTCGCTTGCAGTGTGCGCGCGACTGTACGCATACCTAAGGTTGTTGCACCCGATGCCCACTGAGAGCCAGCATTGTTCTGGAAAGAGGCCGCTAGGTCGATGTGCACCCAGCCTTGCCCTTCGTTTGGTACAAAGCGAGACAGGAAACCTGCTGCATTGGAGGCACCACCATAGCCGCCGCCTTTTTGCGCACGACTGTTGGCGGTATCCGCATAGGCAGAAGGACAGTTGTTCTGATGCCATTTTTCCAGTGGCAACGGCCAGGCCGCTTCAAACTCTTCCTGTGCAAATTGCTGCACATCGCTGACCAGTTCTTTGTCCAGACCGAACAAAGCATTGTATTCCTGACCAACCGCCACCAGGGCAGCGCCAGTCAGGGTGGCCGCATCAATGATCAAAGGTGCACCCGTTTCGCCAGCCGCCATCAGGCCATCGGCCAAAACCAGACGCCCTTCGGCATCAGTATTGACGATTTCAACCGTTGTACCGTTTTTATAAGTCAGGATATCACCCAACTTGTACGCATGACCTGAGATCAGGTTTTCAGCACAACACAGGAACAGTTTAATGCGTTTGTCGATGCCACGCTGAATGGCGATCGCCAGACCCGCAGTGACCGTCGCAGCACCGCCCATGTCGCATTTCATGGTCAACATGCCTTCACTAGGCTTGATTGAATAACCACCCGAGTCAAAGGTGATCCCTTTACCGACCAGCGCCGCCGCAACGGGCGCGTCTTCATCGCCAGTTGGGTTGAAGTCCAACTCCAGTAACACCGGCGGGCGCTCGCTACCGCGGCCCACTTCATGGATCCCAATCCACTGATGCTCAAGCAGCGCTTTGCCTTTAATGATTTGATAGCTCACATGCTCTGGTGCCAAAGACTGAATAAATTCAGCCGCTTTGCCGGCCAGGCTTTCCGGATAAATGTCTTCTGCTGTGCCATTGATCATCTGGCGCGTCCAGATAGCAGCCGTTTTCAGCGCTTGTAACTCAGCCAAGTCAGACTGAGCATTGTCACAGAAAGTCACGCCATCTAGCAGCTTCGGGCTTACAAAGCCTTGATAAAATGCCCACTGAGATTCAGTGCACCAGGCATCCCCTTGCAGCTCAACTGCCTGGATCCCTTGCTGTGCCACACTGCGGCCTGCTTTTTGAATGGTCTTCAGTGTCTCCTGCTCACTCAGATGCACCAGTGCACCGTCCTGATCGAAGGATATAGTCGCATTGCCACCCCAGTGTGCCGCCGGGGCCTGATCCGTCAGTCGAACAATAAATTTATCAGCCATATATGATTTCACTCTTGCGCTTATTAGTAACTTGCAGTGTACACTAGCGAGCAAAATGCCCCAAATGAATGCGATTAATCTATGAAGTTTCACGCCCCCCTGGCTAAAGCCACCCTGCTAAAACGATATAAACGCTTTTTGGTCGATTTACGCAGCGACACCCAACAAGAATTCACCGTGCACTGCGCTAATACCGGCAAAATGACGGGCTGTGCCGACCCGGGATTCACAGCATTTTACTCCACCAGTGACAACCCAAAACGCAAATATCCTCACTCACTGGAGCTCACCGAAAACCAAGCGGGTGCACTTATTTGTGTCAACACCGCACTGGCCAATAAGGTTGCCATTGAAGCCATTGCGCACGATGCGATCCCACAGCTTAGCGGCTACCAAACCCAGCGAAGCGAGGTAAAATATGGCACGGAAAACAGTCGCATAGATATCCTGCTCCAGGATGAAGACAAGCCCGATTGCTATATAGAAGTAAAATCCGTCACTTTGCTTGAGCAAGGGCAAGGCTACTTTCCGGATGCCCAGACACTGCGCGGTCAAAAGCATCTGCGTGAACTTATGCAGATCCGACAACAAGGGATGCGCGCCGTGCTGTTGTTTGTTGTCATGCACAACGGCATAACCAGTGTGAAGCCAGCAGCGCACATTGACGGTCAATATGCCGCACTGATTGAGGAAGCACAGACTCAGGGCGTCGAGATTTACGCTTACCGGGCTCAGGTATCAACGCAAGACATCACACTGACCGAAGCACTGCCCTTCGCAATACGTTAAGCCAGTGCCATGCCAGGCAGTGATCTGGCGGCATAAATTGTGCAGTATAATGAGTATTATGCTTGAAAGTGAAAAAATTGCCTCCATATAGCTGCAAATGTCAGTGTGACCCCCATCAGTCGCACTTTTGTGATTCCGATCATGCCTTCAAACCGGGAGTGGTCTAACAAGCAAAAAGTGTTTGCCAAGGGGTAAAGATTTTGCTATCTATAGCCGCCGGCGTTAGCTGGGGTTGTTTATTAAGGATTTAGGAGAATGCTATGCCAGACCAGAAAAAACTAGGGTTGTTGGCTCAAGCCGGTTTAGAACCTTATCAGGAAAAGCCGGGTGAAGAATATATGAATGACGCACAACGTGCGCATTTCAAAAAATTACTGGAAGCGTGGCGTAGCGATCTTCGTAACGAAGTTGACCGCACCAAAACGCACATGCAAGATGAAGCGGCAAACTTCCCTGATCCTGTCGATCGTGCGGCACAGGAAGAAGAGTTCTCGCTGGAACTGCGTACACGTGACCGCGAACGCAAGCTGATCAAGAAAATTGAAAAAACACTGCAACTGATCGAAGACGACGACTTCGGTTATTGTGATTCATGTGGCATTGAAATTGGCATTCGTCGCCTTGAGGCCCGCCCGACAGCGGACCTGTGCGTAGACTGTAAATCAATTGCAGAAATAAAAGAAAAACAACAGGGCCGAGGCTAACGTACGTTTGTCTTAGCTATGCTACCCCAGTTTAATAGCGATTATCTGTCCGGGAGCTATCGAGGTCGATTTGCTCCCTCTCCCTCCGGTGCACTGCACTTCGGCTCTCTGATAGCCGCCCTTGCCAGTTACCTGGATGCCAAAGTCAATCAGGGCCAATGGTTGGTTCGTATGGAAGACATCGACACGCCTCGCGTGGTTGCCGGTGCTGCCGATGACATTCTCAGAACTCTGGAAGCCTATGGCCTGCACTGGGATGGTGAGGTGGTTTATCAAAGTCAGCGTCACGACTTATACCAGGATGTGCTGGCACAGCTCAGTAAAGCAGATCTCACCTATCCATGTAGCTGTACCCGCAAGGCGCTGAAGCAACGTGGCGGCACTTATGACAACCACTGTCGGACGCGCCAGTTGACCACTGAGGGCAATGCATTGCGGCTTATCCAGACCCAGCCAGTTTATGCATTTACCGATCTCCTGCAGGGCGAGGTAAAACTAAACGCTGCACAGGCCGAAGAAGATTATATTGTAAAACGCCGCGATGGCCTGTTTGCCTATCAGTTAGTGGTGGTGGTCGACGACATTGACCAACAGATCACCCGCGTTGTACGCGGTGCCGATTTGTTAGAGCCTACCGCACGTCAGATAGGCCTATTCAGGCAGCTCAGTGGCGCAGCCCCTGACTATGCCCATGTCTCGCTTGCGGTGGCTCAGCCTGGCTTTAAATTATCCAAGCAAAATCATGCACCCGCAATCGATAATACTCGGCCACAGCCTGCACTGTGCGCCGCTTTAGGGTTTCTGGGCTTGCCTGTCCCGGCGGAGTTACAACAAGACTCCGTAGCACAGATTTTACGCTGGGCGCAGCAGCATTTTTCATTACAGGCTCTGCCGCGTCATCGCGAGATCCAGGTCTCGTTGCACCAAGACGGCCACTATGATTTTACCGGATTAACGGCCTGAGCCCAGCGGGCTGATTTGGGCCAAACCTCAAGGCACACGGCTATGTTGGATTTTTAAGCATGAATGCGCCCCCGCTCCTTCAATTTGACCCCATTTGAGTATATGATAGCGGGCCTCGTTAATTCGCCTACACTATACAAACTAAAATAAGTTCTATGGCCGTATGGCGAGTGTGCATGCATGATTGCAGGCATTTTTACACGCATTATTGATTGTTCAGGGTCGTTAGGAGAGTGGTTATTATTTCCAAAATTATTAAGCTTTGCCGTCAGATAGTTAAAGGCAAAGATCCGGTAGGAACCGTGACATGCAGCACTGCACCTGTGTTAATTCCACGCAGTGAGCATGCTATCTCGCGCAAACAATTTAGCCCCAATGCAATCAAAGTATTATACCGACTGAAAGACGGAGGCTATGATGCCTACCTGGTCGGTGGTTGTATTCGTGATATTTTGTTAGGGATTGAGCCCAAAGATTTCGACGTAGTGACCAACGCAACGCCTGAACAAGTTAAAAAGCTGTTTCGTAACTGTCGCTTGATCGGCCGCCGCTTTCGCCTTGCGCATATTGTGTTCGGCCGTGAGATCATCGAAGTAGCGACCATGCGTGGACACCACCAGGCTCAGGACAACCCGGATCCGACCAGCCAGTCGAGCGATCAAGGTCAGCTGCTGCGCGACAACGTGTATGGCACCATTGAAGAAGATGCACAACGTCGCGACTTTTCAATTAATGCACTTTACTATTCAATTAACGACTTCAGCATCCGGGATTTTGCCGGTGGTATTGCGGCCATTGAGCATCGTAAAATCGAATTGATCGGCGACCCTGAAACCCGATATCGCGAAGACCCCGTGCGTATGCTGCGTGCTGTGCGCTTTGCCACTAAGCTGGATATGACG
The Pseudoalteromonas viridis DNA segment above includes these coding regions:
- a CDS encoding divergent polysaccharide deacetylase family protein, which produces MLFLCAAPSYGNQVAIVIDDIGYHERDLELLDLPGQLSYAILPHTPFSQRFAYQASHKRRELLLHIPMQALEDKALGPGGLTLDMRKWQLQTTLGHALATLPQVKGVNNHMGSALTQYVEPMKWTMELLKKRGLYFLDSRTTELSQAQHVANLYGVANVARHVFLDNQTHPDALRKQFEQLKTLARQQGYAIGIAHPYPQTRAFLATALSELASEGIELVPLSQLVEHKYIQLAAVKHTSQTSE
- a CDS encoding CBS domain-containing protein, with the protein product MLTTVADLMTPDPLAVSKTNNLNDAHNLMREKNIRHIPVIDDDGMLVGMLTQKIMIAKVMGIIATYGTNALERKEKQQKVAEVMATDFASVRPHQSLQEVVRFFVDNRHGCMPVTDEDGKLLGILTSSDFVRLAAALLS
- the pepB gene encoding aminopeptidase PepB produces the protein MADKFIVRLTDQAPAAHWGGNATISFDQDGALVHLSEQETLKTIQKAGRSVAQQGIQAVELQGDAWCTESQWAFYQGFVSPKLLDGVTFCDNAQSDLAELQALKTAAIWTRQMINGTAEDIYPESLAGKAAEFIQSLAPEHVSYQIIKGKALLEHQWIGIHEVGRGSERPPVLLELDFNPTGDEDAPVAAALVGKGITFDSGGYSIKPSEGMLTMKCDMGGAATVTAGLAIAIQRGIDKRIKLFLCCAENLISGHAYKLGDILTYKNGTTVEIVNTDAEGRLVLADGLMAAGETGAPLIIDAATLTGAALVAVGQEYNALFGLDKELVSDVQQFAQEEFEAAWPLPLEKWHQNNCPSAYADTANSRAQKGGGYGGASNAAGFLSRFVPNEGQGWVHIDLAASFQNNAGSQWASGATTLGMRTVARTLQAKA
- the sfsA gene encoding DNA/RNA nuclease SfsA, whose translation is MKFHAPLAKATLLKRYKRFLVDLRSDTQQEFTVHCANTGKMTGCADPGFTAFYSTSDNPKRKYPHSLELTENQAGALICVNTALANKVAIEAIAHDAIPQLSGYQTQRSEVKYGTENSRIDILLQDEDKPDCYIEVKSVTLLEQGQGYFPDAQTLRGQKHLRELMQIRQQGMRAVLLFVVMHNGITSVKPAAHIDGQYAALIEEAQTQGVEIYAYRAQVSTQDITLTEALPFAIR
- the dksA gene encoding RNA polymerase-binding protein DksA: MPDQKKLGLLAQAGLEPYQEKPGEEYMNDAQRAHFKKLLEAWRSDLRNEVDRTKTHMQDEAANFPDPVDRAAQEEEFSLELRTRDRERKLIKKIEKTLQLIEDDDFGYCDSCGIEIGIRRLEARPTADLCVDCKSIAEIKEKQQGRG
- the gluQRS gene encoding tRNA glutamyl-Q(34) synthetase GluQRS codes for the protein MLPQFNSDYLSGSYRGRFAPSPSGALHFGSLIAALASYLDAKVNQGQWLVRMEDIDTPRVVAGAADDILRTLEAYGLHWDGEVVYQSQRHDLYQDVLAQLSKADLTYPCSCTRKALKQRGGTYDNHCRTRQLTTEGNALRLIQTQPVYAFTDLLQGEVKLNAAQAEEDYIVKRRDGLFAYQLVVVVDDIDQQITRVVRGADLLEPTARQIGLFRQLSGAAPDYAHVSLAVAQPGFKLSKQNHAPAIDNTRPQPALCAALGFLGLPVPAELQQDSVAQILRWAQQHFSLQALPRHREIQVSLHQDGHYDFTGLTA